Genomic window (Plasmodium knowlesi strain H apicoplast, complete genome):
TTTATAAAACTTATTAAAATTAATTTTAATTTTGAAATTTCTTTTAAAATTAAATTATTATATTTTACTAAAAAAATATGTTTTGGTAAAATTAACATATTTTTTATACCATGTAAATTTAAATATAATTTATTATAAATATATTTTAATTTATATATACATTTTTTTGATAATATATTAATATAATATTTATTTTTAAATAATTTATTTAACCATATATAAATAATAATTTTTTTTTTAAAAGAACTCCAATTTGTTAATAATCCAGGAATCCATTTAATTATATAAAAATTATTAGTTAAATCACACATTTTAATAATAAAATTAATAAATAAATTATTATTATTAATAAATAAAATTTTATTATTTATTAAAGATATATTATAAATATATAAATATAATTTATATAAATATAAAATTATTAAAATAAAATTTAAAATACAATAATTATGTTTAATTTTATATATAAATTTATAATTATTTAAATGAATAGTTTCATAAATATTATTAATATAAATTTTTGATCTTAATAAAGTATCAAATGTAATAAACATTATTTTTTTTTAATTAAATTTTTAAATATCTATACCACCCATTACCTACAGGTAATAAATCCGTCATTATTATTTTTGATTTTATATCAATTAACCAATCTATTTTATTATTTAAAATATTTAAACTTATAATTTTAAATGTATTTTGAAAACTTATATTTGTTAAAAAACCAGAATTTGCTAAAATTGATTTTGTAATTCCTAAAATAATAGGTTCATATTTATAAACTTTATATTTATTTAAAATTAATGAATAATTAAGTATATTTATTAAATATAAAGGTATAATATTATTATGTTTAAATACTTTAAAATTATTAGAAATTATTTTAATACATGATAACATTTTTTTTATAATTAACTCGAAATATATTGAAGGTAAATAAATATTTTGATAACTATATTGTTTTAAAATTGATTCTATTAAAATATTGTATATATATATATAAGAACTTTTAACTGATTGATAAATATTTATATTAATTAATAAATATTTAAAATAAAATTTTAAATTATTATTAATTAAATAAAAATCTGTATTTAATGAATATCCACTATATAAAATAGAACTTATATCTTCAAAAATATATGAATAAAAATTTAATTTATATTTAAAATAATTAATTTTATATATATTAAAAACACTATATATATATATAATATTATTTAAATAATTATAATATTTAATATAATAAATTACATATACATTATTTGAAATAAAAGAAATATTATTTTTAATATTTTTATTTTCAAATATTATATTAATAGATTGTAATCCTATTGTTATATCATTTAAATATAAATTAGATAAATTTTTATTATAATACATATAAAATATTTTATTATATAACTTATTATTTAATAATTTAATTATATTTTTTTTATATATATTTAACAAATTATTTTTATTATTATAAATAATATTATAAGTATATAAAATATTATTATTTATAAAATTATTATTTATAAAAAATAAATTTTTTAAATAATATAAAATAATTTTAATATTATACTTATATAAATATTTAATATAATTATTATATATAATAAATAAATTATATTTAAAATTTGATAATAAATATTTATTCCAAGTATACATTAAAACTTCATATAAATATAAAAATGATTTTACTTTATAATATAATATATTATTATATTTATTTTTATAATTATATATATTACTAATATATTTTTTTTTATTATAATAATTAATTTTAATAAAATTAATATTTATAAAATATATACATATTAATAAATTAATATTTTTTTTTATATAATTAAAATATAATTTATAATTATTATATAAAAAAAACTTTTTATTTATAAAAATATTTTTATTTTGTATATTATCAAAATTTATTAAAAAAATCATATTTTATTTTTTTTAAAAAAATTAGAATTTAATATAATATTATTAGTTTTTATATTAAAATATGAATAAAAATTAATAAAACTTTTTACAAAATATATAATATTTAATTTTTTATTACTATTTAAATTATAAATTATACCCTTTTTATTTATATTATATAATTTAATATAATTATAATAAAAATAATAAGTATATAAATTATATATAATCCATTTATTATATAAATTTTTTATTAATAATTGTACTATATTTAAACTATAATATTTTATTTTATTATTAAAATATTTGATAAAAATATTATTAAAAATATATTTAAAATTTTTAGAAATTGAATTATATATAAAATTATATTTAATAAATTTATTAATCATTATATAATTATAATGTAAATATTTATATTTAAATAATAATTTATTTATTAAAAATACTAAATTAAATTTAATATTCATACATTGTTTAAAATTAAAAATTAATTTAAAAACTTGATTAATTTTACATTTATAAGAATATAATTTATAAATATTATCTTTTTGAAACACATTATAATTATATTTATCCTTCAAAATAGAATTTACATGAAAAGTTCTTAATACCATCTGTGTACTAGGCTCTCCTATAGCTTCACTAGATATTACTCCTATATGTTGTCCAAAATTATGTTTATATAATTGTTTATAACCTAAACAATTATTACATACATTATTAAATATACTACATAAATATATTGATTTTATATTTAAATATATATAAATATTAGATAATAAACTTAATAAATTATTCAATATATATTTAGTAATATAAATATTTTTTAAATTAAAATATATACCTTTATATTTATTTATAATATTATTTTGTAATATTTTAAATTGTAACATATTAAATGGTAATATAATATTACCATATATATCCATATTACATCTATACTTAAAAATAAAAGGAGATTTACAATTTACTTCTTTAATTATAAAATTATTTGTTATATTAATTAAACGTTTTGTTAAATACCCGGAATCTGCTGTTTTTAAAGCTGTATCTATAATACCTTTTTTTGAACCATAACAAGATAAAATATATTCATATATTAGTAATTCATTAATATAATTATTTATAATTGGTTTTTCATAAATAACTCCTTTTATATTAGAAATATATCCTTTATATCCAATTAATTGTTGTAATTGTGAATATTTAATTTTTATTTTATTATTAAAAAAGAAAAATAAATTTGAATATATAGGATTAATTTTTAAATATATAGTATTATTTAATATTAATTGAATTTTATTTA
Coding sequences:
- a CDS encoding 30S ribosomal protein S2 is translated as MFITFDTLLRSKIYINNIYETIHLNNYKFIYKIKHNYCILNFILIILYLYKLYLYIYNISLINNKILFINNNNLFINFIIKMCDLTNNFYIIKWIPGLLTNWSSFKKKIIIYIWLNKLFKNKYYINILSKKCIYKLKYIYNKLYLNLHGIKNMLILPKHIFLVKYNNLILKEISKLKLILISFINLSLNSNYINIKILGNYNNYKSIKLIYKIIYTSIIHSKIKNM
- a CDS encoding DNA-directed RNA polymerase subunit beta'', yielding MYFYFFNKYNLKILEKKLLNIFKYNISSKILHELLYLGCEYSFIYNYSLNLNDFSNLIYLLVLYKNKLNNIYNNKYYEIKYNYINIFFNNYYYLKVINKIQLILNNTIYLKINPIYSNLFFFFNNKIKIKYSQLQQLIGYKGYISNIKGVIYEKPIINNYINELLIYEYILSCYGSKKGIIDTALKTADSGYLTKRLINITNNFIIKEVNCKSPFIFKYRCNMDIYGNIILPFNMLQFKILQNNIINKYKGIYFNLKNIYITKYILNNLLSLLSNIYIYLNIKSIYLCSIFNNVCNNCLGYKQLYKHNFGQHIGVISSEAIGEPSTQMVLRTFHVNSILKDKYNYNVFQKDNIYKLYSYKCKINQVFKLIFNFKQCMNIKFNLVFLINKLLFKYKYLHYNYIMINKFIKYNFIYNSISKNFKYIFNNIFIKYFNNKIKYYSLNIVQLLIKNLYNKWIIYNLYTYYFYYNYIKLYNINKKGIIYNLNSNKKLNIIYFVKSFINFYSYFNIKTNNIILNSNFMIFLINFDNIQNKNIFINKKFFLYNNYKLYFNYIKKNINLLICIYFININFIKINYYNKKKYISNIYNYKNKYNNILYYKVKSFLYLYEVLMYTWNKYLLSNFKYNLFIIYNNYIKYLYKYNIKIILYYLKNLFFINNNFINNNILYTYNIIYNNKNNLLNIYKKNIIKLLNNKLYNKIFYMYYNKNLSNLYLNDITIGLQSINIIFENKNIKNNISFISNNVYVIYYIKYYNYLNNIIYIYSVFNIYKINYFKYKLNFYSYIFEDISSILYSGYSLNTDFYLINNNLKFYFKYLLININIYQSVKSSYIYIYNILIESILKQYSYQNIYLPSIYFELIIKKMLSCIKIISNNFKVFKHNNIIPLYLINILNYSLILNKYKVYKYEPIILGITKSILANSGFLTNISFQNTFKIISLNILNNKIDWLIDIKSKIIMTDLLPVGNGWYRYLKI